Below is a genomic region from Aquila chrysaetos chrysaetos chromosome 13, bAquChr1.4, whole genome shotgun sequence.
GGATGTGCTACTAATCTCCCTGCTTCCTATAACACCCGAGTTGAAGCATCTATGGCTGGTCTGCAGCGTGGAGCAGAGCTAATGGGAGTTGCAGATGAAGCTGCTAAAAGTCTGACGAGACTTGCAGCTCTTGTTTAAAATAGGCTTGTCTGAACAAGCTAGCTACCACCTCTGCAGTACGCAAACCTAGTTTAGAATGACTACTCAGTGTGTCAGGCTTCACCTTGCTTCAGAACCAGAGAATTCCCCAGTCAGTCAAAACTAGTATTTCTCATAATGATCTCCTTTTTGGAACAGGGTCTGGGTTGGcttttttaagatgctttcCAGTTGCTGCAAATCAACTTGCTTTTGGGCAAAGAGTGTAGGCCTTCTGGCAAAGCACAGTAATGCCAGCAGGAGGGCATCATTTGGTATCAAAAGAGCATtggattttctgcttttgtgtctTGCCACAAGGTTCAGTTTCTTTGCTACTGGATTAAATGAGTCCATGGTCTTTGGAGGACcgtgcaaattatttttcttggttgTTAGTCAATACTGTTTCCAAATCTGTGTAATTACAAGGTACATATGCCTCATATACTAGATGACAGCCTCATGACAATTGGTAGTGTGGGTGTCTGGCGTGTTCCTACTTGCCTTGTCAGAATATCGCTATCAAGAGGCTCCTGCTGGGAGCAAGGGCTGACCTAAGCGATCTCATGTGGGAGAGCCTGCGGACAGCCAGAACTTGCATGTAAAGCTGTTCAGAGCCTTTCGCTTGCCTGACTGTTCAGCATTCACAGCGATCTCCAGGACGGATACTTCAGTAACAAGTATCTGGGATGCCCAGAGCAGGCCTTCAAAGCCTGTTTTTAAGGGTGAGGTTTAAGCTTTAGGTTGCCATAGGCGCCTGGAGGGCCACAAGAAAATTCTTACAGACACTTGGGCTCACAACAGCTGATTTCTGTGCTGGATGTGTTTCAAAGAGGCTTTGCTTTCCTGTAAGATTTCTGCTGCATACCAGCTTACACCCACATTACCTTAAAAACATGTGTTTCAACACAGGAATGGGTACTACTCAAAACTTCTGTCCTGCTACTGGCTACCACAgttcctgtttttcagcagcattgCTGGGATTGCCTTTTGTGGGTATTGCTTGTTATACCTACCTTGATAATTATATCAGGAGTGAACTTCATGGTAGCTTGGACAAGGTGATGATTTCCTCTTTGGCTGAAAGCTGAGGAAATGACCTCCAGGAATTCAGGGgagacttttttcctgctttttttttttttttttccagtaattgCTTTCTTACTCATCTCTCCTCATCTAGTTGATAACCTTTCTtattggcaggaaaaaaaaaaaaaagctgaatagaGTTTTGATTCCTTCCCCCATGCCTTCTCCCCCAAAAAGAGACCaactaatgcaaaataaaaaacttgagTCTACCTGGCAAGATCTGCCTACGAGTGATATGCAAATAACTCTGTACTTCTTGCTGGTTTATGGTTTGCAAATAATGGCCTCTTGCACAACAGCAGTAAAAAGGCAGTTAGTTATGTTTCCTGTCATGCTTCAGATCTGAACTGAAGCTTTGGACTTCCACATGCATGGGCTGCCTGGTGTAAATGGAGGTGTCTGTCTGTCCGGCTGTAGGTAGTAGCAGAGGACATGGGCCTATTGGGACTTGGGAAGTCACTGGTGTTCCCACACTGGTGCTGGTCTTTGGGGTGAAGTTAAACTAGTCACTCCATGCATTGCCTTCTTTCCTACTCAGTAAAGTGTGGATGGTCATATCAGATAGGGTTTTTTGAGTGCTCAAATAAcagattaaaagcaaagcagtgttTAAGATCCTTATATTTTTAACCACCTACATTTTCAGTCGGCTTGTCGGCCATAGCTGATACCTTTTCAGAGGCCTGATTTGGTAAAATCTTCTCACAGTCTGTTAGCTGCAGCCAGGTTGTGTGACCCTCCCTTGCTGCTAGGTGCTCTCCCAACCAACTTGGCTTAGTTTTCCCTTGAAGGTCTCGGTGCTGATGGTGTCCCAGGGTATTGTGTGCCAATGTAAGGGACAGCTTTGTGAAGGCTGCTGTCCCAGAAGAGTTGGGTGATAAtagttttaattgaaaaaatatttgtcgCAGAGATGTACTATGACACGTTACTGAGTCAGATGGAAATGCCACATAATTACACAGGCAGTTCTGGCAGTAGTAGGGGATTTTGAAGCTAGATAGGAGGGATGGTATGCCAAGCATAGGGGAAACAAGGTGCTAGCTGAAGAAACTGAGAACCAGATGTGTGGCAGTAGTGTGACTAGCAAACATGGGAGCACAGTGTTCTCAAATCTGCCTTTGCAATTAAACAAGGCATACTTCCATAAGTTCTTGGTGTCAAATTCCGGAAAAATTGATGATGCTTTTCCAAGAAGCAAAAGTTTCCACTTGAGTAGCTGTGGATAGTCCACACTGGTGTATACAATGTGTGTGCATGATTCCCAAACTAAACAGGTTGAGAACTGGTTCTTGAAATGTCTCTGTAGGTAACACACGCACAGGCACCACTATGCAGGGTTCTTAGGTTCTgatcacaggaaagaaaacccacGCTGTAAAATTGTCAatacataaaaacaaatttagtCCTTCAAACTTGTCTTGAGGCAAACGAAGTCCTTAGTTTAAAGTTGTCTTGGCTGTCTTACAGTTGAGGAGGGAACAAAGACTTTTCTTaggtaaaatactttaaatatttgagGAAAATGCTGGAGTTCACAGCGCTTCCTAAcaaaagagaaggcaaattTCATTGTGTCAGAGTTGCATTTCAGTGCATGCTTGCTACAAATCCAGTTTATCAGGCGTCTGGCATGTGTGTCGCTCCTGAAATGGCTTTCTGTATATGGGGATTTTCTTGAGAAAGCTCTGGATTATTCTTTAGTCTTCCCCCATTTAGATTAAATTTCAGTTGTAGAGTACTTGGCGATGGAGGCAAAATGTTGGAAGCTATTAGTGGAGGCAGCTGGGGACGGCTCTTGCAGTTGGAAGCCTGCTAGACAGAAGGCTCTCTCTTTGGACTGCCCTGTGTAGGGACGGCATTCTGCTCTCACAAGacttctgcagtgctttgcacTTAAGGCAGGAACGATGGCTTTGTGTAGGGAATAAGAGCTGCTGTGTTACTGCAGCGCATGCTGACAAGGCATTTAATGCAACCATTACCTCATGTGCCTACAGCAGTCTATATGAAAATACAATGGGGATACTGGTATAAGTGCTGCAGAATAATGTATGAGGCAACGCTGCCCACAAGACGTGCCGCCTTTGCAGTAGTTGCATGGAGGTACTGGGGGAGAACTCATTTTTGCTGATTCCCTCAGAGAAACTTACTCTGTCCATTCTCGCCTGAATGTCTTCCTGAATATGCTGTACTGGTGTCATTTTTCTATCTGATGATTAGGTGGCTTGcctcctggctgctgccttGTTTTAGCGAGGTTAACAGGCCCCACAGTTAAGGTTCTCGACACCTATAGAAACAGGCTGGCTACTTGAATGTAgtcttttctctgcagctgagtCGCAAGAATGGTTTTAAGTTGGTGTTGCCTGTGTTACAGGGTTGATCTGTCCCCTGCAACAAAATGTCACCAGCTGATGGTCGTGTATCCCGCGAGTACCTGCAACATGTACTGCTCAATGAACAGCCAGCCACCTGTGTACCAGTCCAGAGTTGGATAACTGCTTTCATActgaaaaaggaacagaacCAGGCTAGCTGTTGTAGCCCTGCAGCGTTCAAGCCAGAATGCACAAAATAATGAATGTGCTGTATTGAATCCTCTGAGCAGAGCGGTATTGGGCCAAAGAGAGAAAATCCAGACTAACAAATAAACGTTTATTCTGTCATTACTGACGGGGTGGAGGCTTCTCACCAGCTATTCTTCTGGACAAATCAGCAGAGACACGGTTAAAATGTCAATTGAGGACATGTATTTAGGAGTGTGCTCTTAACAGTCATCCTGTTGCTGCCCTACACAGAATGCTTGCAACCATGTTACAACAAAAGCTCCCTAGTGTTTGGGGcgttttttattattttttaagtatgtttatGAAGCCAGTTGTGGCTGGTACAAGCCCAGGGTTGAAGAGAGAGTCCTACAGTTACAGAAGTAGATCCTCTCTTTGGAAGCAGTTAGTTGCACCGGGAGTTTATGGGTTCATTTCAGCCCATACTGTGACACAGCTATAGGGTTTTCTCAGATGGAACAAATCTGCATTGTGCCTAGCAATATAGTGGCTGCTAATGTCAGCCTGTGTGATGAATCCAGGGGTTGAGGAGTAGCACCAGCTACTAACAGCCTTTTGGTTTGGAAAGCTAGAAAATCCAGTTCTTACTATTGTCCCTTCAGCTTCTGATCAGTGCCAGTTATCAGCTGCAGTTTTAACAGTGAATTTTGAGTTTCCAGACTAAATACTCTCAACATTTTTGGAATCTGAACTGACTTGCCAGCAGTGCTCAGTTTCTTTATAAGGAAACAACTTGTCTCCTGACTCGGAGACATGTTTCTGGCTGTGCAGTAGCACAAGCATATGCTCTTTAACTGCACAGTTTGCATTAACCTGCAgctctgttgctgctgcttgcttctgcctctctgctgagCATTAACCTCTTCTTTCACAGTTAACTTCTTGCCAACAGGAATTGGTGTGTGTGGGTGATTGAGAATTGACAAAGGCTGAGCTAGGTGACATGAACCACTTTTATGCAATTAGTAGATTCATTCCCATGTTAGTTCAGGCTTTCTGAGGATTTTCTACTTAGAATCTTGAGGTTTTTGTGACTAAAACCTGAGTCTTAACACCTGTTGTCACCTACTGAGGTGCCATTAGTTAGAAGACAAacctcaggggaaaaaacattgtCATGAGTTCACTGTGGATTTGTCCTTAGTGAATGATGCAATAGTTCTAGTCGCTGTACTGTTTGCTTTATTAGGGCGACCTTGTATTATTTAGAGTCTTCCCAGAGAGCTCTTGCCTACACCGACCACATGGATGGGAGGAGAAAGACCTTTATTCCTCATTAGTTCTCCATCACACTCTGACAAAGTGCAGTCTCTCCATATGGAGGAGGTGACATAGGAATGAGTCAGTTTGAGTGGATGTTTGCACTTTTGCTCGAATTTATCCTGGAATAGGCTTTCTCCGCTTACTTTCCTTGCCTTATTGGTGATATGCAGAAGGGTGGCTGCCTGCCAGGCAGCTGAGGCACAGTGACTTACTCCCTGTTCTTCTATCCCAAAGTGAGTGCAAGGGATTCTGGGTAGATTACCCCTAATAGACAAGCCATGCATTGCAAATCTTGAGGGAGGTCCCCTTGTGTTTGAGTAAACCCCTAAAGAGCACTGTTCTCCACGCTAGAGAAGAGCTTCTGTCTCAGATTCACTGCTGTATGAGATTGCCCTGGTTTTGCATGACCAGCACTTGGGAGATCTAGGTGCCAGACTCCATGGTAGTAGATTCTGCCAGCTGTGCCACCTTTCTTTACTGGGTTAGCAAAGCTATGCCAGCTCCTAGGAGTTACAGAAGGAGAGATGTTGGTAGAAAAAGGAGAATCTGGGCTCATCTGAGGTCCTGCGTGGTAGGCATTGGtcaaggctttaaaaaaaatgcacgtTAAGTAGTTGTTCAATGAATAACCATCTCAAGGACAGCCTGTTTGAATGCTAGCACTAAGCAGTTCTCCTTCACCACTGATACCCCAGGTTTTGCAGCTGAACTCTGCTGTTTCTCTAGAACACTGCCACTCTGACAAGGTACAGTGTCCCCCACAAAATGAATCCATCAAGCACATGTTTTGGGGGTGAgcttaaggaaaaacaaaatgaagaacaaCCTTTAGTCCTTCTCAGTTGGTATATCTCACCTCATGGTTTACCTGACTGTTAGTACTGCTGACTGTGCTTATAACAGTGATGTGTGGCAGTTTACACAGAGGGAGGAGGGCAGTTTTCCTTCTGAGATATGAATTGCTGTATCTGAGGATATGTCATTTGAATTTGGAAGACCAAAAACCAGcagggggagaagcagcattaGAAGGGAATCTCACTGTTTACACTGCATGCAGCATTTTGAACAGATAGATGAGTGTTGCACAGGCTTCAATTCGGCCTTCACTGCTCTGGCCATGATGTTCTTCCAGCAGTGTCCGGTGGCCAGTATGGCTTCCCATATTTGCAATATTCACTATTGCACAGCTGCTTTTAAGCTCTCTAACTTTGCTGCACTCTGAGAACAAAAGTCAGATACAAATGCTTCTACCCtgccacctctttttttttttttttttttttttctcattcccaaaaaagcagcagactgaaaatgcagttcagCCTCTTGTCATTCTTGCTAGGTCTTGTCCTCTTTATTCTGTGCAGCTGCCTTTAACATTAGATTGGTAATGCTGCATCTGCACCTCCTATTACAGCTAGTGCAGGGCGATACCACTAAGTAACTAGAATTTCCCATCAGACttaaaggggaaaacaaaaaaaaagttgaaaaggCAGGcaacttactttaaaaaatgatggaGGAACTGCTGGGAAGTAGACACTTTAACTGTTAGACTTGCGAGTTCTCCCTTTGAAACACTGCGTTCAGAGCAACTTCAGAAAGTTGGCTTGTTCAGCTAAAAACTGTACCACTACAGTCCCAGTACCCCACTACATGTCTCTTGATCTCTAAACCAAATCCACGTGACAGGCATGGAATTTGGCCATGTTTTACATCTGCTCCTAAAGCTGCTAGCAAGCATGGTAGAAATGGCTAGGAAACTTTGAACAGAAGATCCTCATGGACTTGATTGTCTAGCCAGCCTGAAATGGGTAACAAAATTAAGCTGCTGTAATGCCAAAGGATCTGCCGCAACTGAATCTCAGAGGACAAGGGGTGGACATGCATGTAAAACTACCCCAAAACAGTGTTCTAATATAAGTAGGATTGCGCCTTCTTCAGAATAGTTTTGGTTTGGCAGCTGGCTGTGGGCAGCATCAAGACTCCAGATTCTTTACTTGGCCTGGAAAAAGAGGGCCTGCAGCCTTTTCTGACGAGACTCTCAGGCCGCTGGTGTCTATTGCCAGTAGTGGTTGTCTTCTAGCCTCGCATTTCAGGCAGTGCGGTAACGTAGTTGTGAAAATTTGCAGCGGTAGCCTTAAGGGTCTTTGCTCTTGTCTTTGCAGGCATCTGGAGTACAAGTTGCCGATGAGGTATGCCGTATCTTCTACGACATGAAAGTGCGGAAGTGCTCTACGCCCGAGGAAAttaagaagaggaagaaggctGTCATCTTCTGCCTCAGTCCAGACAAAAAGTGCATTATTGTGGAAGAAGGCAAAGAGATTCTGGTGGGAGATGTCGGTGTGACAGTTACCGACCCTTTCAAGCACTTTGTGCAGATGCTTCCCGAGAAGGATTGCCGTTATGCCTTGTATGATGCAAGCTTTGAGACCAAGGAATCCAAAAAAGAAGAGCTGATGTTTTTCTTGTGGTAAGCTGTCTTCCCAACTCACTCATTCCTAATATGCAGTCCAAGCTCTGTGGGTGAGGTCTCCGAGTGTTTGTATTGCCCAGGCTGGCAAGATGGCAGGCTTAAAGTGAGCCGGACAGCCTGATGCCTGTTGTCTGAGCCATGAGACGTTTCACTTGTTCATAATCGGTAGTATACTGCTTCTGTCTGTGCTGGATAATAAATGTCACTAATTGCACTCTTTTTGGTGTGTCCCATTAGGGCACCAGAACAAGCACCTCTCAAAAGTAAGATGATCTACGCAAGCTCCAAGGATGCAATCAAAAAGAAGTTTCAAGGTACGTAATACAGCTAATGCTCCTAGCTGTGCCATGCCCCTACGATGCTTACGCAGCAAGGCTTAACCTTTGGCtaattggtttggtttgggttggggtttttttgtgtttgtttttttttgttttttttttttgagataccAGTGAGACATGAGAACTTTACAGGTGAAATGCCCTGTGACAGAGCTAAAATGAGCTCTGGCTAAAACTTAAACTATCTGACTTTGAATTTTAGAGGCGCTAGAACTGTGCTCAGGACAAGAGCAGGCTTTGCAATCTGTGACACCATAGCTGTACTGTACAGAGCAGCACATCTGCACCATAGAGGCTAGAAACCATTAGATTCATAACACGGAGCTAGATTTTGTGCAGAGCTGCCCCCTGTGGCAGAGGACTTTCAGCCCTGTGTCTGTTGAAATACACAATCTCATAAACGTACTGTGGTGTATTAGTAGTAATTAATTCACTTGATTTAGAGATGCGGTTGTGATtactcattttaaaaggcattgcCTCTCCAAGTGGAGAAGCGAAGTACTGTTCAGCCTGTCGGGCACCATTAACCAAGGAGTAAACACCTTGCTGCAGCATTCAGAAATTTCATGCTAAGTCGGTCATTACGATGGCTCGTAGCCAGATagcactgcccccccccccccccccttcagtTCCTCATGCCTCGCTGGGCCAAAATCTTGCAGCGTGCAAGACTGACAGGATCATTGTGCAGCAGTGCCAGCCTTCACAGGACAACTCGCCAGTGGATTGGAACTACCCAGGGAGACTGTTCTGTCCTGCACGTGTcaaagttgaaaaaaagaaatcctgaagaaattctgcttttctccacaTAAGACAGGCTCCCCCGCCCTcgaaaaaaagaaaccactgtTGATTCCTTGACCAGCGAAGTCTTTCTGGTCTCTACATCTCAGGTTCTCACTCTGATTCTTTCACCCACCTCTCCAGAGGGGGAGCTGAGTCAGCCATCTTAGTGTGCTTGCGTGTAGCTCCCTCATCTGCCATATCCAGGGTAGCACTAGAAATGAGAGATTTGCTCGTAAGATAGCCTGCGATGAAAAGGCTAACAGTCTGAGCACTGATCTAGTGAAAACTTTCTCCCTGATATTTCTATGTTGATATTTGGCGTGTAGCCACGTGTCTCCTCTGACACATCGGGGGAAAACCATCCAAATTCCTAAGCTAAAGCAGGACTTATCTGCTTGAGTGACTGGATTGCCTCTTCTAATGTTACTACCAAGTATGTTTCTTTGATTGATTGCTAGCATGTTGAAATACTGCATTATTGAGTGTTTTGCCTCTTCTTTTAGGCATAAAGCATGAATGCCAAGCAAATGGGCCAGAGGACCTCAACCGAGCTTGCATTGCTGAGAAGCTAGGAGGCTCCCTAGTCGTAGCTTTTGAAGGAAGTCCCGTGTAGATGTCATACAGTGCCACAACTCTACAAGCATTCCATGTTTTAATATATCAGTTATGTAAAGCAACCATTCTAGGCAAGGGTTTCACTAACTGTAGGGAAGCTGTCTTGTAGAATAAAGTAGATTTTGGAGATGTAGCTCGTATGTACAAATGACCCTAAATAAATCGAATCTAAGGATTTATCTTGGTGTATTAATATTTGCATTGGTTGTCCAGCCCAATACTGTCCCCAATGGATTAACACTAAAGGTCTCCAAAAATTTTGGTCCAATGCAGCAGTGTATCATGGGATGAAAGGGGGGGAGGTGAGAACAATCTGGTTCCTGTTGTTACTTTTCTAAATTGTAACAAGCAAAATTCAGTCAGTCTTTTTAAGGCTACTGGCCAAATTGCCAAACTCAAAATCTTTTCCCCTGTACCTGTTTAATGCAAAACTTAAAACCTGTAGTTAAAGTTAGGCTAAAGCAGCGTGTTGGCACCAAAACTGGGTGAAATTCTTAGTGCTTGCAGTTGCAGAGCAGTACTAATAAGGCTAATTCTGAAGTTAAATAGAGATAAAATAGACACACTTTTCTGGAGAAGTAGTCCTAATCCACTCTCTTGTAAACTCACGGTGCAGTAATAATATTTAAAGGTTCACTTGTTGTGTAGGTTCAATTTTCTTGTTATGAAGTGTCTTGAGGTCTCTTCCAGCCTGAGTGATTctagaaaaattgcttttctgttgatATAGTTTAATTTAGAACTACCTTAGTTTCTCTAATACACACTTGCTAGCGGATCGGATGCTTCTGAGGCTTTTACAAATGCAGATTCTTATATTGGAGCTCTCCAGTGATGGGTAGTACAATGAGAAAGAACCACATCTTAAAAAGTGGTGGTTTTCAGCCCCAGTCTTTGGTCACTTGGTCCATTTGTCCATAATTACTATTGATTTAACTTAGTAGAACCAATCAGCCTGACTAATATGGCTTGATCTGGGCTTTTTGTCTGTTAGCTTCTTTAATTCTGTAGAAATGCATGGAAATATCACCTACTAGAAAGTTTGACCTGAAATGCCTTTTGTATGGGGGGTAGAGAACATTCCTGTGCCAGCTACAGAGATCTTAAAAGCTTCCATGTTTCACCAGTGGTTGATTAAAGCTGTTTCCTTTGTGTAATGTGTACATGGGAGTTGCATAGAGTTTTCCTGTATGTctgtagagaaaaagaaaaaaaaaaaaaaaacaaaaa
It encodes:
- the DSTN gene encoding destrin, which encodes MASGVQVADEVCRIFYDMKVRKCSTPEEIKKRKKAVIFCLSPDKKCIIVEEGKEILVGDVGVTVTDPFKHFVQMLPEKDCRYALYDASFETKESKKEELMFFLWAPEQAPLKSKMIYASSKDAIKKKFQGIKHECQANGPEDLNRACIAEKLGGSLVVAFEGSPV